TTAATGGTATAGTTGGATAATTCACTTGATATCAGTCCCATGTATGATTTGTAATATGACTTGTCCGTAATGTTTCCGTAGTGTATCTCCAGAACATGCCCATTCTGCCACTCATTTTCCGTCCTTGTAAATCTCTCTGCACCAGTACCTACGCGCAAAGCAAAGACGTTTCCGTCCTTGTCTTCCCACCTCTTTTGCAGCAGTACCGTGCAGTCTGCATAATCATTATCTCCAATTACTTTTATTGAGCTAAAGCCCGTGGATTTTATCCTTTTATTCCCGACAATTACTTTGTAGTCAAAGGAGATTGCGCGAGGTTTTCCGGTAAAAGGAATTCCGCATGTCCACTTTGACTGCGGGTTGCGGGTGTTTCTTATAGGCTCAATCATGTGCCCTAAAAAGATTGTCCCTGAGGCTATTACATGCATATTAATCAGGCCTGCAACTCTTACGTCTTCCATTCTTGTTTCCAATCTGGCGCAATATCCTCTCCCCCTTTTTTCAGGGAAAACAGAACAGCTAGTCTTTACTACCCCTTTCACAATTGCCAGCACGTTTGAACATCCCCACACCCAGCCGGCAGGAGGCGTGTAGGCAACAGCCCCTTTAACTTCACTTTCCGGACCAATGCTGTAAATGTTTTTTGTATTGCCGCCAATTATGCCGGACTCTTTTATTTCTCTGGTAACCCAGCTGTCAAAAGTTCCCCCCTTCTCAATAAGATACTCCTGTCCGCTTTGTGCATAAATATCGGAGTTGGCTGATATACAGAATGCAGCAGTAAGCAGAGAAAAATAAAATGCCAATCTGTGTGCAGTATGTTTCATATATTATCATTTAAAAGTTGTAAATTTGTCCTCAACGATAGAGCTTATGGCAAATTCTATACTCCGTTTTATTGCTTTGGCAACATGCTCATTGTTCTGCGCAGCGGAAGCCTATGCAGTAAAAGCGGTATCAAATATAGTAAAAATAAGGCAGCCGGATGGCAGCAGGGTAGCTGTGCGTCTTTACGGAGATGAACATTTTGGCTATAAGAAAACAGCGGCCGGCTACATAGTTGCTGAGGGAAAAGACGGCTATCTCCACTATGCAAATTACAATTCAGGAACTCTCTCTATTTTAAAGGAGAGAGTGAGTTCTGTAGCTCCCGACAGAGTATCGGGCGCTGCTTCAACTATTCCTGTGATGGTTGCCACCGCTCTTAAGAATGCTGAAATTATAAGAAACGCAGCTGCTTACAGAAACAGGGCGCTGTCAAATTCAACTGCAGTTTTAAATTACAAAACTGTCGGGAGCAGAAAAATAATTTCAAAGGCGGGCGGAACCGTAAAGTCTTTGGTACTGCTGGTACAATTTTCAGATGTTAAATTTTCCTCCTCCAATGTTCAGCAGAATTTTTATAACATGCTGAACCAGAGCGGATATTCAGTCAACGGCGCAACCGGCTCAGCGTCTGAATATTTTAAGGATAACCTTGGAGGCAAAGAGATTTTATTTGATGTGCCTCCAGTTATAACATTAGGAAATACAGAGGCTTACTACGGTGCTGATAATGGAGGCAAAACGGATTCCAATCTGGAACAGCTCATTAAAGACGTATGTTCTTCCGCCTCTTCATCCGGAGTAGATTTTTCTCAGTATGATTCCAACGGAGATGGAAAGGCAGATAACGTTGCGGTAATTTATGCCGGATATGACCAGGCTGAAAACGGGGTTTCAGATGCGCTATGGGCGCGTCAGGCAAGTGCTGATAATCTGAATATTACAATCAACGGAGTTAAGGTCTCCTCATATACTTGTTCTCCTGAATTAAGAGGGAGCAGCGGTGCGGTGATGGAGGGAATTGGCGTATTCTGCCATGAATATTCTCACTCTCTTGGACTCATGGATTTATATGATACAAACGGAGATGAAGAGGGCGCCTCTTTGGGATTGTGGAAGTGGCTCTCTATCATGGACATGGGGTGTTATTTAAATAACGGCAACACTCCTCCTTACTATTGTGCAATTGAGAGAGACATGCTTGGGGTGGGGGACGTTATAAACTTGGAATCGGGGAAGGATTATTCTTTGCTGCCTGTAAGCTCTTCAAATTCAACCGTGTATAAATTGAAATCCTCTACGGACGGAGAGTACTTTTTATTTGAGTGCAGGGGCGCTTCCGGCTGGGACAAGTATGTCGGCGGCAGCGGAATGGTTGTTTATCACGTAGATAAATCATCTGATGTTTATGGCGGCATAGCCTCCTCAAACAGGTGGATTTATAACAATGTGAACACATTTGCCTCTCATCCATGTGCTTATGTATTAACACGCTCCGCTACCGGAACTTCAGATATTTCCAACGCATTCTATCCGGGTCCGAATAATATTACGGAACTTGATTCTGAAAGCTCGCCGCAACTTCTGGATTGGAAGGGCATGGAGATGGGTGTAACCGTTTACAACATAAAATATTCCTCCGGCAAGCTCACGTTCAGCACCGCTCCGGCCTTAACATACAGTGCTGATTTGCCAAAAGCTAAAAACGGCAAGATTGCTCAGTACCAAATAAATGCAAAGTTCTCTTGGACTCCCGACAGAAGCTACTTGCCGTCGGAAGGGCATTGGAGAATTTTCTGGGGATTGCAGGATTCAGAAGGATATCAGAATTCAGGCAAGTCTGACACGACATGCTTTATGATTTCCAATCTTAAGCAGAATACCAAATATAAAGTGAAGGTAGACTTTGTAAATGATGCGCGCATGGGAGAGTACTACACAACAACGTTTGCAACAGACTCTATATCTTCAAAATATCCTTATGCAAAATTTGCCTCTTCATATAAAGTTAATGACCAGCTGGAGCTGGCGCTGATGAACGTTCAGGAGCCTGTGTCATCTATCTATTGGACTGTCAACTCTTTGCAGTTGCGGAAAGATGAGATATACACATTCAAGGAATCTGGCAATTATAAGGTCCGCGTATTTATTGGTTATCCCGATGGTTCTTCTGATGTTATAACAAAGAAAATTAGAGTAAAGTAATGAAGAAGAGAAGTAACATATTCTGTCTCGCTTTTTTGGCCGCGGCATTTTTTGCAAGTATGTTTTTTTCCTCTTGCAACAAGACGCCCGATTATGACGGCCAGCTCTCTTCATTTATGGCTAACAACACAATAGGGCTCTACTCGCTGGACCGTACTGCATTCAGGTATGATTCTACTAATTGTCAGATTGTTAGAAATGACTCCAGAAGAATGATAAGACTCCAGAAAGATGACCAGAGCGAACTTGTAAATGCAGTTTTTTCCGTTGCAGCATTTGGCTTTGAAAAGGAGATAGACATTAAGGTCTCTTACGCTTCATCCTCATATTCAAAAGAGTTCACTCTTAAAACATATCTTGTGCAGATGCAGGATGGTTTGTATTGGTTCTGGGACGGAGATAAAAAAACCGGACTTATTATTCCGGCCGATGATTAAGCAAATCCTTTAAAATTGCGTAACCCCTTGTATTCAAGGCATAAAAAAAACCGCTGAAGGCGGTTTTTTTTAGCTAAAAGAAACTCTATTTCTTCTTTGCTGGTGCTTTAGCAGCTGCAACGGAAGCCTTTCTGAATTCCTTCATAAGTTTTCCAATTGTCAAAGCAGCTTTTCTTGCACGTGTTCCGGCAGCTTTGTTTCCTTTAACTAATTGAGCTTCAGCATCCTTGTTGAAAACCTCAATCTGAGCTTGAATCTTTGCTAATAGTTGTTTCATTGCTTTAGATTTTATTAGGTTAAATATTCTGATGATAAAATTAACTATTAATCTTAACTTTGCAAAAAATATTAAGAAAAATTTTTCATGAATTTCAGCCTTAGAGAGATATTAAGCGCATTTATTGTGATGTTTGCCGTGATTGATATTACCGGCTCAACTCCAATAATTTTGGACCTCAAGGCCCGCGGAAAAAAGATAGAAGCTCTTCCGGCGGCGCTAGGTTCTTTTGCTCTCTTTATGGGGTTCATGTTTGGAGGCCAGTGGATGTTGAACTTGTTTGGCGTTAGTATTCAGGCATTTGCGGTCGCAGGCTCTCTAATTCTTTTTGTAATGTCCCTGGAAATGATCCTTGGAATTGAGATTTTTAAATACAATGACAGTCCTTCCGGCAGTGCTACGGTTGTGCCAATTATTTTCCCACTTATAGCGGGGGCCGCCGCTCTTACCACCATGCTGTCTATCAGGTCAGAATACCATCTGGAGAACATAATTGTGGCAATAGCGCTTAACATGGTGTTATGCTACTTTGTACTAAGGCATCTTGGCTGGATGGAGAAAATCTTTGGAAAAAGCACAATCTACGTGATGAGAAAATTCTTTGGAATTATTCTCCTTGCAATGTCTGTAAGATTGTTTGCGGTAAACGTTGTAACTTTATTCCATTAGTGTTTGGCAATTAGTGTCTTGCAATTGCGAGACCATACCCTGCGGAGTCTTCCGGCCGGGCAATCCTCTTGCCTCCTGTCATTGACTTTGTAATTGCTGCAGCTGCTGACTTAGAAGGCTTTGAGGGGTAAGAACCTGTCGCGATATTATACAAGCAAGCCGCTATCAAATCCTCTTTAACGCCAAAGTCATGATACAAATCATCATACCTGTAGTTATCCGGCACAATGCCGTTATCAAAGTATCCGCCTCCTTCTGAATTAACACAGTAGAAACAAATTGGAAGGAATACATACTCCAAAGAGGAGGTTCCGGCTGAATTATCAGGATATGAGTAGACGTACATTCCGTTTGGCTTTCCGTAAGTTGTATCTCCAACTTGTTTAACAGTCAAGAATGGTTTAAGTCCGTTCATTAAAGATTCGCTGGCAGATGCTGTACCTGAACCTGTAATAAAGTATATTCTGCTGAGGTCTAGAGAATTGGTGCTTCTAGAAAATTTGTACTGTGATGTGTTTTGAGTATCGTAAGAGCTGTATTTTGAGTTGTGTTTCAGCTGCAGGAAAATCTTTCCGTTTCCTGCCGCCGGAACCAAAAGTCCTGCAATATCCTTGCAAACATTCAAATCTCCGCCGCCGTTATATCTCAAATCTACAATCAAGTCTGTAATTCCGGAGCTCTTGAAATTCTTTAAAGTATTGGTTATCTGGCTCTCCATGCTGCTGTTAAAAGTTGTGTAGAGTACATATCCAACTTTTGCAGTAGAAGGAAGAGATGGATAATCTGCCTGTGTAAAAATGGCGCTCTTTGGAACTGAAGAAGTTTGTACGCTTGCCTTTGATGTAGTAAAGGTGTGCTCTGTTCCATTTAAATCTTTGTAAGTAAATGTTAATGAGGCCTTATCCAAGGTGCTGTTAAATGTTCCCGCAGCTATCAGAGTATTAACCGCAACTCCGTCCAGCTTTGTCAGCTGCCATCCTCTTGTTACTCCTTGGGCTGCCAGCGGTGAATTATCATATACAAGCCCCATGTAAATTCCGTAGTCTCCGTAATATTCATAAGGCTGGCAAAATTTGCCGCCATATATTGAGTATGTTCCCGTCTCCATGGAGTTGTATTCCGCAGCATCCATCATCCAGCTCCACCTGTCATTGCTAACGCACAGCGCATCAAAATATTCAAAGATATCGCTGTAACTATCTGCATTTACGGATGGTATGGAACTGCTCCAATAATAGATAGAGGACATTATGGAATAGAGATAATTTTTGGCTTTTGCCAGGTCCGTAGTTGAAGATGATGAATTATCACTTTTGGTGGAAGATTTTTCACACGATATCAATGCTCCGGACAATATGCTGATTGCCAACGCAATAAATAAGACCTTAAAACGGAATGCTTTTTTCATCTCTTAATGTTCTTTTATAAAATTACCCTGTCGGGAAACAAATTTACTAAAAATCGTAACTTTGCATAAAAGATGCCCAAATCATTTTTACGGGTCGGAATTTAACTTAAACTTAACTATGCACTCTTTTGCTGATATCGTAAGTGCGGTCAGTTCTTTTATCTGGGGATGGCCGATGATTATCTTGTTGCTTGGTACTCATTTGTTTCTGACAATCAGGCTGAGATTTCCGCAATCTAAAATTTTTAAAGCCATAGGCCTTTCATTCAAAAAGGATAAAGGTTCTTCCGGTGATGTTAGCCAATTTGGAGCTTTGGCAACTTCTCTTGCTGCTACAATAGGTACAGGTAATATTATAGGTGTCGCGACAGCTGTTTCCCTTGGAGGACCGGGTGCTGTGCTATGGTGCTGGTTGACAGGTATTTTTGGCATTGCTACAAAATACGGAGAGGGTCTGCTCTCAATTAAATACAGGGTGAAAACAGCAGAGGGAACAATGTTGGGAGGACCAATGTATGCGTTGGAAAGGGGGCTCCACGCAAAATGGCTTGCGATAATATTTTGCGTATTCACCGCCTTGGCTGCGTTTGGAATAGGGGATACTGTTCAGGCAAATGCAATATCAACTTTGTTGGATGAACCAGGTTTGTTTGGCCCCGCTTTTATGGGAATTCCCAAATGGGTTAGCGGACTTGTTATGGTAACACTTGTAACGCTTGTGATATTCTTTGGTATTAAGGGAATTGCAAGAGTATGCGAGGTGCTTGTTCCTTTTATGGCAATCTTCTATATATTTGGCTGTGTGGCAATTCTAGCTATGAACTGGGGAGTGCTTGGTCAGACAATCACTCTAATATGTCACTCCGCTTTCTCCGCAAAGGCCGGTCTTGGAGGTCTTGCCGGAACAACCGTAATGACGGCATGCAGGTATGGAATTGCAAGAGGTTTGTTTTCTAATGAATCAGGCATGGGTTCCGCGCCAATTGCCGCGGCTGCTGCAAAAACCAGGAATCCTGTCCGTCAGGCGCTTGTATCATCAACGGGAACTTTTTGGGATACGGTTGTTGTTTGTGCGCTGACAGGTCTTGTTCTTGTTTCCAGCATTATAAATAACCCAAGCATCAGTTATACTGACGGTGCAAAATTGACTCAGCTTGCATTTGGACAAATTCCTAAAGTTGGTTCTATTTTCTTGACTATAAGCCTTGTAACATTTACATTCTCAACTATTTTGGGATGGTCATATTACGCGGAGAAAGCTATTGAATATCTTGCGGGGCACAGGTTTATAATCTATTATAGAGTTATATGGGTAGCTCTTGTTTATGTTGGCGCCGTGCTTGATCTTTCACTCGTATGGAATATTGCAGATATTATGAATGCAATGATGGCAGTTCCAAACATAATTGCCTTGCTTCTGCTATCCGGAGTGATAGTTGCAGAGACACGCAAATACCTGTGGAGCGGCAATTTGGATAAGGCATCAGATGAGGATATTCCAACCATAACTGATCGCCGGAGCCGGCATGCCGATCCTACGCAGTATCGTAAATAGAATAATTAAACACTTAAATATTAAAATCTATGAAAAGAATTATTTTTTTGTTGATGTCGCTTCTCATGGTCTTGCCTAATGTTCAGGCGCAAAAAGATCTGAGCTTAAAAAGGAAGGTTGCCATCGGGCGCTTTTCAAATGAAACGCAGTATGCAAAAAGTGTGTTCTATGACAAGAACAATGACCCAATGGGCAAGCAGGCATCGGACATCCTTGCTACTAAACTTGCT
The window above is part of the Bacteroidales bacterium genome. Proteins encoded here:
- a CDS encoding PCMD domain-containing protein, whose product is MKHTAHRLAFYFSLLTAAFCISANSDIYAQSGQEYLIEKGGTFDSWVTREIKESGIIGGNTKNIYSIGPESEVKGAVAYTPPAGWVWGCSNVLAIVKGVVKTSCSVFPEKRGRGYCARLETRMEDVRVAGLINMHVIASGTIFLGHMIEPIRNTRNPQSKWTCGIPFTGKPRAISFDYKVIVGNKRIKSTGFSSIKVIGDNDYADCTVLLQKRWEDKDGNVFALRVGTGAERFTRTENEWQNGHVLEIHYGNITDKSYYKSYMGLISSELSNYTINSKGKSVPVQEIGWASASERPTHIIIKFSSSYGEAYVGDISNRLWIDNVKIVE
- a CDS encoding M6 family metalloprotease domain-containing protein; protein product: MANSILRFIALATCSLFCAAEAYAVKAVSNIVKIRQPDGSRVAVRLYGDEHFGYKKTAAGYIVAEGKDGYLHYANYNSGTLSILKERVSSVAPDRVSGAASTIPVMVATALKNAEIIRNAAAYRNRALSNSTAVLNYKTVGSRKIISKAGGTVKSLVLLVQFSDVKFSSSNVQQNFYNMLNQSGYSVNGATGSASEYFKDNLGGKEILFDVPPVITLGNTEAYYGADNGGKTDSNLEQLIKDVCSSASSSGVDFSQYDSNGDGKADNVAVIYAGYDQAENGVSDALWARQASADNLNITINGVKVSSYTCSPELRGSSGAVMEGIGVFCHEYSHSLGLMDLYDTNGDEEGASLGLWKWLSIMDMGCYLNNGNTPPYYCAIERDMLGVGDVINLESGKDYSLLPVSSSNSTVYKLKSSTDGEYFLFECRGASGWDKYVGGSGMVVYHVDKSSDVYGGIASSNRWIYNNVNTFASHPCAYVLTRSATGTSDISNAFYPGPNNITELDSESSPQLLDWKGMEMGVTVYNIKYSSGKLTFSTAPALTYSADLPKAKNGKIAQYQINAKFSWTPDRSYLPSEGHWRIFWGLQDSEGYQNSGKSDTTCFMISNLKQNTKYKVKVDFVNDARMGEYYTTTFATDSISSKYPYAKFASSYKVNDQLELALMNVQEPVSSIYWTVNSLQLRKDEIYTFKESGNYKVRVFIGYPDGSSDVITKKIRVK
- a CDS encoding histone H1, coding for MKQLLAKIQAQIEVFNKDAEAQLVKGNKAAGTRARKAALTIGKLMKEFRKASVAAAKAPAKKK
- a CDS encoding MarC family protein, whose product is MNFSLREILSAFIVMFAVIDITGSTPIILDLKARGKKIEALPAALGSFALFMGFMFGGQWMLNLFGVSIQAFAVAGSLILFVMSLEMILGIEIFKYNDSPSGSATVVPIIFPLIAGAAALTTMLSIRSEYHLENIIVAIALNMVLCYFVLRHLGWMEKIFGKSTIYVMRKFFGIILLAMSVRLFAVNVVTLFH
- a CDS encoding S41 family peptidase, whose product is MKKAFRFKVLFIALAISILSGALISCEKSSTKSDNSSSSTTDLAKAKNYLYSIMSSIYYWSSSIPSVNADSYSDIFEYFDALCVSNDRWSWMMDAAEYNSMETGTYSIYGGKFCQPYEYYGDYGIYMGLVYDNSPLAAQGVTRGWQLTKLDGVAVNTLIAAGTFNSTLDKASLTFTYKDLNGTEHTFTTSKASVQTSSVPKSAIFTQADYPSLPSTAKVGYVLYTTFNSSMESQITNTLKNFKSSGITDLIVDLRYNGGGDLNVCKDIAGLLVPAAGNGKIFLQLKHNSKYSSYDTQNTSQYKFSRSTNSLDLSRIYFITGSGTASASESLMNGLKPFLTVKQVGDTTYGKPNGMYVYSYPDNSAGTSSLEYVFLPICFYCVNSEGGGYFDNGIVPDNYRYDDLYHDFGVKEDLIAACLYNIATGSYPSKPSKSAAAAITKSMTGGKRIARPEDSAGYGLAIARH
- a CDS encoding sodium:alanine symporter family protein; this translates as MHSFADIVSAVSSFIWGWPMIILLLGTHLFLTIRLRFPQSKIFKAIGLSFKKDKGSSGDVSQFGALATSLAATIGTGNIIGVATAVSLGGPGAVLWCWLTGIFGIATKYGEGLLSIKYRVKTAEGTMLGGPMYALERGLHAKWLAIIFCVFTALAAFGIGDTVQANAISTLLDEPGLFGPAFMGIPKWVSGLVMVTLVTLVIFFGIKGIARVCEVLVPFMAIFYIFGCVAILAMNWGVLGQTITLICHSAFSAKAGLGGLAGTTVMTACRYGIARGLFSNESGMGSAPIAAAAAKTRNPVRQALVSSTGTFWDTVVVCALTGLVLVSSIINNPSISYTDGAKLTQLAFGQIPKVGSIFLTISLVTFTFSTILGWSYYAEKAIEYLAGHRFIIYYRVIWVALVYVGAVLDLSLVWNIADIMNAMMAVPNIIALLLLSGVIVAETRKYLWSGNLDKASDEDIPTITDRRSRHADPTQYRK